One genomic window of Kaistia geumhonensis includes the following:
- the secB gene encoding protein-export chaperone SecB, with amino-acid sequence MADTPADGAPNQGQPNLSVLTQYVKDQSFENPDAPRSLGPRRTAPAINIGINVSANPLDAEDFEVELRLEGRATDGEQVLFVAELLYAGIFRIANVPKENLAPLLMIECPRLLFPFARQILAEMTRNGGFPPLLIDPVDFTALYRQRLMEFAQTQQTRPS; translated from the coding sequence ATGGCCGATACTCCCGCCGACGGCGCCCCGAACCAGGGCCAGCCGAACCTCTCCGTCCTGACCCAGTATGTGAAGGACCAGTCCTTCGAGAACCCGGATGCGCCGCGCTCGCTCGGCCCGCGCCGCACCGCGCCCGCGATCAATATCGGCATCAATGTCTCGGCCAATCCGCTCGACGCCGAGGATTTCGAGGTCGAACTGCGCCTTGAAGGCCGCGCCACCGATGGCGAGCAGGTCCTCTTCGTCGCCGAACTGCTCTATGCCGGCATCTTCCGCATCGCCAATGTGCCGAAGGAAAACCTCGCGCCGCTGCTCATGATCGAGTGCCCGCGCCTGCTCTTCCCCTTCGCGCGGCAGATCCTCGCCGAAATGACCCGCAATGGCGGCTTCCCGCCCCTCCTGATCGATCCGGTCGATTTCACCGCGCTCTATCGCCAGCGCCTGATGGAATTCGCCCAGACCCAGCAGACGCGGCCGAGCTGA
- the dnaQ gene encoding DNA polymerase III subunit epsilon — MREIVFDTETTGLEPLKGDRLVEIGCVELYNHLPTGRHFHVYINPERTMPVEAFRVHGLSDEFLADKPVFASVAGEFAEFIGDAKLIAHNASFDIGFINAEFARLGMAPVGAERVVDTLMLARRKHPNAQNSLDALCARYGVDTSKRTLHGGLLDAQLLAEVYLELIGGRQPDLILVPDETAAQLADGTMPAAARAIHVRPVPLPSRLTEDDRAAHAALVGKLSGAIWLGYAEKPTEAG, encoded by the coding sequence GTGCGCGAGATCGTCTTCGACACCGAGACCACTGGCCTCGAGCCCTTGAAGGGCGACCGCCTGGTCGAGATCGGCTGCGTCGAGCTCTACAACCATCTGCCGACCGGCCGGCACTTCCATGTCTATATCAATCCCGAGCGGACGATGCCGGTGGAGGCGTTCCGCGTGCACGGCCTCTCCGACGAGTTCCTCGCCGACAAGCCCGTCTTCGCTTCCGTGGCGGGGGAATTCGCGGAATTCATCGGCGACGCGAAGCTGATCGCCCACAATGCCAGCTTCGATATCGGCTTCATCAATGCCGAGTTCGCGCGCCTCGGCATGGCGCCGGTCGGTGCGGAGCGGGTGGTCGATACGCTGATGCTCGCCCGCCGGAAGCATCCGAACGCCCAGAATTCGCTCGATGCGCTCTGCGCGCGCTACGGCGTCGATACCTCGAAGCGCACGCTGCATGGCGGTCTTCTCGACGCGCAGCTTCTGGCCGAGGTGTATCTGGAGCTGATCGGCGGGCGGCAGCCGGATCTCATCCTGGTGCCCGACGAGACGGCGGCCCAGCTGGCGGACGGCACCATGCCCGCCGCGGCGCGTGCCATCCATGTCCGTCCCGTTCCGCTGCCCTCGCGGTTGACGGAAGACGATCGCGCCGCCCATGCCGCCCTGGTGGGCAAGCTCAGCGGCGCGATCTGGCTCGGTTATGCGGAGAAGCCCACAGAGGCGGGCTGA
- the coaE gene encoding dephospho-CoA kinase (Dephospho-CoA kinase (CoaE) performs the final step in coenzyme A biosynthesis.) — protein MITLGLTGSIGMGKSTTAAMFARRGVAVHDADAAVHRLYGRGGAAVAPVGALHPEAVAEGAVDRAVLASIVQRDRSRLAALEAIVHPLVREEETRFLAGARAAGRRIALVDVPLLLETGAERRVDAVIVVSAAPEIQHARVLGRPDMTEERFEAILARQMPDAEKRRRAHFIIDTGRGLAAAERAVADILTALAATAAGRAG, from the coding sequence GTGATCACGCTCGGCCTCACCGGCTCGATCGGCATGGGCAAGTCGACGACGGCGGCGATGTTTGCCCGCCGCGGCGTCGCGGTCCACGACGCCGACGCGGCGGTGCATCGGCTCTATGGCCGGGGCGGCGCGGCCGTCGCGCCGGTCGGTGCGCTCCATCCGGAAGCCGTTGCGGAGGGCGCGGTCGACCGCGCGGTGCTGGCGTCGATCGTCCAGCGCGACCGCTCTCGGCTCGCGGCGCTGGAGGCGATCGTCCACCCGCTGGTGCGCGAGGAAGAGACCCGCTTCCTCGCCGGGGCCCGCGCCGCCGGCCGCCGCATCGCGCTCGTGGACGTCCCGCTGTTGCTCGAGACGGGCGCCGAACGCCGCGTCGATGCAGTGATCGTCGTCTCGGCGGCGCCGGAAATCCAGCATGCGCGTGTCCTCGGGCGGCCGGACATGACGGAAGAGCGGTTCGAGGCGATCCTGGCGCGACAGATGCCGGATGCCGAAAAGCGTCGGCGCGCGCATTTCATCATCGACACCGGCCGCGGCCTCGCCGCCGCCGAGCGCGCCGTGGCCGATATCCTCACCGCGCTCGCGGCGACGGCCGCCGGCCGGGCGGGATAA
- a CDS encoding shikimate dehydrogenase produces the protein MSVSTASGPVAAVIGWPVKHSRSPLIHRHWLARYGIAGDYVRHAVAPEEIDAFLAGFASGPFIGANVTVPHKEAAFAAVARADGVASALGAVNTLWLENGQLVGGNTDALGFLANLDQRAPAFARMAGPALVLGAGGAARAVLFALKSRGFGPIHVVNRSRDRAEALVERFGAPLAVAGWEDVPRLLTEAAIIVNTTSLGMEGQPPLAIDLGPARDDCLVTDIVYVPLETPLLKAARARGLSTVDGLGMLLHQAAPGFERWFGVRPEVTEELRAVILADMGHAA, from the coding sequence ATGAGCGTTTCGACGGCCAGCGGGCCGGTCGCGGCCGTGATCGGCTGGCCGGTCAAACATTCGCGCTCGCCGCTGATCCATCGCCACTGGCTCGCGCGCTACGGCATCGCGGGCGACTATGTCCGCCATGCCGTCGCGCCCGAAGAGATCGACGCTTTCCTCGCGGGCTTTGCGAGCGGACCCTTCATCGGCGCCAATGTCACGGTGCCGCACAAGGAGGCCGCCTTCGCCGCCGTCGCGCGGGCGGATGGCGTCGCCTCGGCGCTCGGCGCCGTGAACACGCTATGGCTCGAAAACGGCCAGCTCGTCGGCGGCAACACCGATGCGCTCGGCTTCCTCGCCAATCTCGACCAGCGCGCGCCGGCTTTCGCTCGCATGGCGGGGCCGGCGCTTGTGCTCGGGGCCGGCGGCGCGGCGCGTGCCGTGCTCTTCGCGCTGAAATCGCGCGGCTTCGGCCCGATCCATGTCGTGAACCGCAGCCGCGACCGCGCCGAGGCGCTGGTCGAACGCTTCGGCGCGCCGCTCGCTGTGGCGGGCTGGGAGGATGTGCCGCGCCTCCTCACCGAGGCCGCGATCATCGTCAACACCACCTCGCTCGGCATGGAGGGCCAGCCGCCGCTTGCGATCGATCTCGGGCCGGCGCGCGACGACTGCCTCGTGACCGACATCGTCTATGTGCCGCTGGAGACGCCGCTGCTCAAGGCGGCGCGGGCGCGGGGCCTTTCGACCGTCGACGGCCTCGGCATGCTGTTGCATCAGGCGGCGCCGGGCTTCGAGCGCTGGTTCGGTGTCCGGCCCGAGGTCACCGAGGAGCTTCGCGCCGTCATTCTCGCCGATATGGGCCACGCCGCGTGA
- a CDS encoding Maf family protein: MTALILASTSAARKSLLANAGLVFARLAAPVDERALEAPLIAAGEPSEAIALALARAKAEAVLALRPGAVVIGADQVLDLGGRRLVKPGDRDGARRQIEELQGRTHRLVSAVVVAEGPGSAWQHVSDARLTMRRLSPAAIERYLDEAAEGIFGSVGAYHLEGVGVRLFEAIEGDYFTILGLPLLPLLGWLRSRGLIDQEKNP, translated from the coding sequence ATGACGGCGCTGATCCTCGCCTCGACCAGCGCGGCGCGCAAAAGCCTGCTCGCCAATGCCGGCCTCGTCTTCGCCAGACTCGCCGCGCCGGTCGACGAACGCGCCCTGGAGGCGCCGCTCATCGCCGCCGGCGAGCCATCGGAGGCGATCGCCCTGGCGCTCGCCCGGGCCAAGGCCGAGGCGGTGCTGGCGCTTCGGCCCGGAGCCGTCGTCATCGGTGCCGACCAGGTGCTGGACCTCGGCGGCCGGCGCCTGGTGAAGCCGGGCGACCGCGACGGCGCCCGCCGGCAGATAGAAGAGTTGCAAGGCAGGACGCATCGGCTCGTCTCGGCCGTGGTCGTCGCCGAGGGGCCGGGCAGCGCCTGGCAGCATGTGTCGGACGCGCGGCTCACGATGCGGCGGCTCTCGCCGGCGGCCATCGAGCGCTATCTGGACGAGGCGGCCGAGGGCATCTTCGGCTCCGTCGGCGCCTACCATCTGGAAGGCGTCGGCGTCCGGCTGTTCGAAGCCATCGAGGGCGATTACTTCACCATTCTCGGATTGCCGCTGCTGCCGCTGCTCGGCTGGCTGAGATCGCGCGGCCTCATCGACCAGGAGAAGAACCCATGA
- a CDS encoding pyruvate, water dikinase regulatory protein yields MKNELRHLHLHLVSDATGETLLTVARAATAQYPGVSVVEHIHAMTRSPKQVERILLDIEREPGIVLFTLVDRSIADPLEAGCRLIAVPCFSVLDPVLQVFQSYLGASSEGRAGAQHALDGDYFRRIEALTFAMMHDDGQMLEDLDLAEIVIIGVSRTSKTPTSIYLANRGVRTANIPIVPGVSLPAELERVTGPLIVGLVATPDRIVQMRENRVLAFSGLGSDDPYVDRAAVAAEIASTRRICARKGWPVIDVTRRSIEETAAAILSLRKGAALGASE; encoded by the coding sequence GTGAAGAACGAGCTTCGGCATCTCCATCTCCACCTCGTCTCCGACGCGACGGGCGAGACCCTCCTGACCGTCGCGCGGGCTGCGACGGCGCAGTATCCCGGCGTTTCGGTCGTCGAGCACATCCACGCCATGACGCGCTCGCCCAAGCAGGTCGAGCGCATTCTGCTCGATATCGAGCGGGAGCCGGGCATCGTTCTGTTCACGCTGGTCGATCGCAGCATCGCCGATCCGCTGGAAGCCGGCTGCCGGCTGATCGCCGTGCCCTGCTTCTCGGTGCTCGATCCGGTGCTGCAGGTGTTCCAGTCCTATCTCGGCGCCTCGTCGGAGGGCCGCGCCGGCGCGCAGCATGCGCTCGACGGCGATTATTTCCGCCGCATCGAGGCGCTGACCTTCGCCATGATGCATGACGACGGGCAGATGCTGGAGGATCTCGACCTCGCCGAGATCGTCATCATTGGCGTCAGCCGCACGTCGAAGACGCCGACCAGCATCTATCTCGCCAATCGCGGCGTCCGCACCGCCAATATCCCGATCGTGCCCGGCGTGTCGCTGCCGGCCGAGCTGGAGCGCGTGACGGGGCCGCTGATCGTCGGGCTCGTCGCGACGCCGGACCGGATCGTGCAGATGCGCGAGAACCGCGTCCTCGCTTTTTCCGGCCTCGGCAGCGACGATCCTTATGTCGACCGCGCGGCGGTCGCCGCGGAGATCGCATCGACGCGGCGCATCTGCGCGCGCAAGGGCTGGCCGGTGATCGACGTGACGCGGCGCTCGATCGAGGAGACCGCGGCGGCGATCCTGTCGTTGCGCAAGGGCGCGGCGCTCGGAGCGAGCGAATGA
- the hemE gene encoding uroporphyrinogen decarboxylase, translating into MTDAGTTQREASRFLAVLDGAAVSPPPIWLMRQAGRYLPEYRAVRAEAGGFLDLCFDPARAARVTLQPIERFGFDAAILFSDILVIPHAMGRSVRFAEGEGPRLEPIDAEGIEALEVEGVVARLASVLETVERVRGSLPASTALIGFCGAPFTVATYMIAGRGTPDQAPARLLAARQPERFAMLIDRLVEASIDYLVAQLDAGADAVQIFDSWAGVLAPPSFRRWSEEPIARIVAGVRARKPGARIIGFPKGIDRAVAPFAAATGVNAVGVDWTVPLRAVRDELGGRCALQGNLDPMLLVAGGPALEAAIDDILEAMAGARFIFNLGHGIVPETPIAHVEQLIRRVRG; encoded by the coding sequence GTGACGGACGCCGGTACGACGCAGCGCGAGGCCTCCCGGTTCCTCGCCGTTCTCGACGGTGCAGCCGTCTCGCCCCCGCCGATCTGGCTGATGCGCCAGGCAGGCCGCTACCTTCCCGAATATCGCGCCGTGCGCGCCGAGGCCGGCGGCTTCCTCGACCTCTGCTTCGATCCCGCCCGCGCGGCCCGCGTCACCCTTCAGCCCATCGAGCGGTTCGGCTTCGATGCGGCGATCCTCTTCTCGGACATCCTCGTCATACCGCATGCGATGGGTCGCAGCGTCCGCTTCGCCGAGGGCGAGGGACCGCGTCTCGAACCGATCGACGCCGAAGGCATCGAGGCTCTGGAGGTCGAGGGCGTCGTCGCGCGGCTTGCGAGCGTGCTGGAGACCGTCGAGCGGGTGCGGGGCAGCCTGCCCGCTTCGACGGCGCTGATCGGCTTCTGCGGCGCTCCCTTCACGGTTGCGACCTATATGATCGCCGGGCGCGGGACACCCGACCAGGCGCCGGCCCGCCTGCTGGCCGCGCGGCAGCCCGAGCGGTTCGCGATGCTGATCGACCGGCTGGTCGAAGCCTCGATCGATTATCTCGTCGCCCAGCTCGACGCGGGCGCCGATGCCGTGCAGATCTTCGACAGCTGGGCCGGCGTGCTGGCGCCGCCGTCCTTCCGGCGCTGGAGCGAGGAGCCGATCGCGCGCATCGTCGCCGGCGTCCGTGCGCGGAAGCCGGGGGCGCGGATCATCGGCTTTCCGAAGGGTATCGACCGAGCGGTGGCGCCCTTCGCCGCGGCGACGGGCGTGAACGCGGTCGGCGTCGACTGGACGGTCCCGCTTCGCGCCGTCCGGGACGAACTCGGCGGGCGCTGCGCGCTGCAGGGCAATCTCGATCCGATGCTGCTCGTCGCGGGCGGTCCCGCGCTCGAGGCGGCGATCGACGACATCCTGGAAGCGATGGCCGGCGCCCGCTTCATCTTCAATCTCGGCCACGGCATCGTGCCGGAGACGCCGATCGCCCATGTCGAGCAGCTGATCCGCCGCGTGCGGGGCTGA
- the hemJ gene encoding protoporphyrinogen oxidase HemJ — protein sequence MADYYLWIKALHIIAVISWMAGIFYLPRLFIYHTAAPAGSEQSETFKVMERKLLRIIMNPAMIVVWLTGLALVGILRVDREPWFMAKFALVIVMTAFHMWLAARRRAFAEDRNDLTGRTYRIANEIPTLLMIVIVVLVVVKPF from the coding sequence ATGGCGGACTACTATCTTTGGATCAAGGCGCTGCACATCATAGCGGTGATCAGCTGGATGGCGGGCATCTTCTACCTGCCGCGCCTCTTCATCTATCACACGGCCGCGCCGGCCGGCTCCGAGCAGTCGGAGACGTTCAAGGTGATGGAGCGCAAGCTGCTGCGCATCATCATGAATCCGGCGATGATCGTCGTCTGGCTGACCGGGCTGGCGCTGGTCGGGATCCTGCGCGTCGATCGCGAGCCGTGGTTCATGGCCAAGTTCGCCCTAGTGATCGTCATGACGGCGTTCCACATGTGGCTTGCAGCGCGCCGCAGGGCCTTCGCCGAGGATCGCAACGACCTCACAGGCAGGACCTACCGGATCGCCAACGAGATCCCGACGCTGCTGATGATCGTGATCGTCGTCCTGGTCGTGGTGAAGCCCTTCTGA
- the rho gene encoding transcription termination factor Rho, translating into MREMKLQDLKSKSPTELLAFAEELEVENASTLRKQELMFAILKQLAASDVEIIGQGVVEVLQDGFGFLRSPDANYLAGPDDIYVSPSQIRRFSLRTGDTVEGNIRSPKDGERYFALLKVNTINFEDPEKARHKVHFDNLTPLYPNERFRMELDVPTGKDMTPRIVDLVAPLGKGQRALVTAPPRTGKTVFLQNIASSIAHNHPECYLIVLLIDERPEEVTDMQRSVKGEVISSTFDEPATRHVAVAEMVIEKAKRLVEHGRDVVILLDSITRLGRAYNTVVPSSGKVLTGGVDANALQRPKRFFGAARNIEEGGSLTIIATALIDTGSRMDEVIFEEFKGTGNSEIILDRKVADKRVFPAIDITRSGTRKEELLVPSDILKKMYVLRRILMPMGTVDAIEFLLDKMRQTKSNADFFDQMNT; encoded by the coding sequence ATGCGTGAAATGAAACTTCAGGACCTCAAGTCCAAATCCCCGACGGAGCTGCTCGCCTTCGCGGAGGAACTCGAGGTCGAGAATGCGAGCACGCTGCGCAAGCAGGAACTGATGTTCGCGATCCTCAAGCAGCTGGCCGCGAGCGATGTCGAGATCATCGGCCAGGGTGTCGTCGAGGTGTTGCAGGACGGCTTCGGCTTCCTCCGCTCTCCCGACGCCAACTATCTCGCCGGCCCGGACGACATCTACGTCTCACCCTCCCAGATCCGCCGCTTCTCGCTGCGAACCGGCGACACGGTCGAGGGCAATATCCGGAGCCCCAAGGACGGCGAGCGCTATTTCGCCCTTCTCAAGGTCAACACGATCAATTTCGAAGACCCCGAAAAGGCCCGTCACAAGGTCCATTTCGACAATCTGACGCCGCTCTACCCGAACGAACGCTTCCGCATGGAGCTCGATGTTCCGACGGGCAAGGACATGACGCCGCGGATCGTGGATCTGGTGGCGCCACTCGGCAAGGGTCAGCGCGCGCTGGTCACCGCGCCGCCGCGTACCGGCAAGACGGTGTTCCTGCAGAACATCGCCTCCTCCATCGCCCATAACCATCCCGAGTGCTACCTCATCGTCCTGCTCATCGACGAGCGGCCCGAGGAAGTCACTGACATGCAGCGCTCGGTGAAGGGCGAGGTCATCTCCTCGACCTTCGACGAGCCCGCCACCCGCCACGTCGCCGTCGCCGAGATGGTCATCGAGAAGGCCAAGCGCCTCGTCGAGCATGGCCGCGACGTCGTCATCCTGCTCGATTCGATCACCCGCCTCGGCCGCGCCTACAACACGGTCGTGCCGTCCTCCGGCAAGGTGCTGACCGGCGGTGTCGACGCCAACGCGCTGCAGCGGCCGAAGCGCTTCTTCGGCGCCGCGCGCAACATCGAGGAAGGTGGCTCGCTGACCATCATCGCCACGGCGCTTATCGATACCGGCAGCCGCATGGACGAGGTGATCTTCGAGGAGTTCAAGGGCACCGGCAATTCCGAGATCATTCTCGACCGCAAGGTGGCCGACAAGCGCGTCTTCCCGGCGATCGACATCACCCGCTCCGGCACGCGCAAGGAAGAACTCCTCGTTCCGTCCGACATCCTCAAGAAGATGTATGTCCTGCGCCGCATCCTGATGCCGATGGGCACGGTCGATGCGATCGAGTTCCTACTCGACAAGATGCGCCAGACCAAGAGCAACGCCGACTTCTTCGACCAGATGAACACCTGA
- a CDS encoding thioredoxin domain-containing protein has translation MPNLLRFETSAYLLQHKDNPVHWRPWGAAALAEAAATDRPILLSVGYAACHWCHVMAHESFEDPETAAVMNALFVNIKVDRQERPDIDQLYMSALHAFGEQGGWPLTMFLTPDGKPIWGGTYFPPEARYGRPGFRDILRKVAGIYRDDPSALVDQGERVVAHLARSRPAGATLGPELIDRAAETLASLMDPQRGGTRGAPKFPNASVQDFLARSAERMTRPDLRALVDATHRGLVDGGIYDHVGGGLARYSTDADWLVPHFEKMLYDNAQLVEQLALDLTQAADPALYRDRISGTIAFMERELLRPEGGFASGLDADAAGVEGSFTVWDHAELLTLLGVEDGAFMAALYDIAPGGNWEGKSIPNRLHHPDTLPAADEERRLRLLDEMRRHRETRPRPALDDQILTDWNALAIVGLATAGFLLERSDWIDRAESVYRFLGEAVSVEGRPVHVFAKGRRGRLGLATDLAGLARAALGLHQVTGKAAYQADAARFLALLWKHHGDGADGFCLAPDDGDRLILRRAERLDEATPNAHGMAAEAHLRLWALTGADEHRTAADAILAAAAGDMIANVFGTASLFSSLDLRLRITTLVIILPAGTSADGLLPAIRRSWSRSFVLDIRFEETELPPAHPAHDKKAVGGKPTAYVCHEGRCSLPVTDAAALAALLPAGA, from the coding sequence ATGCCCAACCTGCTTCGCTTCGAGACCAGCGCCTATCTCCTCCAGCACAAGGACAATCCGGTGCATTGGCGGCCATGGGGAGCGGCGGCCCTCGCCGAAGCCGCTGCGACGGACCGCCCGATCCTGCTTTCGGTCGGCTATGCCGCCTGCCACTGGTGCCATGTGATGGCGCACGAGTCGTTCGAGGACCCCGAGACAGCGGCGGTCATGAACGCTCTCTTCGTCAACATCAAGGTCGATCGCCAGGAGCGACCCGATATCGACCAGCTCTACATGTCGGCGCTGCATGCCTTCGGCGAGCAGGGCGGCTGGCCGCTTACGATGTTCCTGACGCCCGACGGCAAGCCGATCTGGGGTGGCACCTATTTTCCGCCCGAAGCGCGTTACGGACGCCCCGGCTTCCGCGATATCCTGCGCAAGGTCGCGGGGATCTATCGCGACGACCCTTCCGCCCTCGTCGACCAGGGCGAGCGGGTGGTCGCGCATCTCGCCCGCTCCCGGCCGGCCGGCGCGACGCTCGGCCCCGAGCTCATCGACCGCGCCGCCGAGACGCTCGCGAGCCTCATGGACCCGCAGCGCGGCGGCACCAGGGGCGCGCCGAAATTCCCCAATGCCTCCGTTCAGGACTTCCTCGCGCGGTCGGCCGAGCGCATGACGCGGCCCGATCTCCGAGCGCTCGTCGATGCCACGCATCGCGGGCTCGTCGATGGCGGGATCTACGATCATGTCGGCGGCGGGCTCGCGCGCTACAGTACGGACGCCGACTGGCTGGTGCCGCATTTCGAGAAGATGCTCTACGACAACGCGCAGCTGGTCGAGCAGCTTGCGCTCGACCTCACGCAGGCCGCCGACCCGGCGCTCTACCGTGACCGCATCTCCGGCACGATCGCCTTCATGGAACGCGAGCTGCTCAGACCCGAAGGCGGTTTCGCCTCGGGTCTCGACGCGGACGCTGCCGGCGTCGAAGGCAGCTTCACCGTCTGGGATCACGCGGAGCTGCTCACGCTGCTCGGTGTCGAGGACGGTGCCTTCATGGCCGCACTCTACGACATTGCACCCGGCGGCAACTGGGAGGGCAAGTCCATCCCGAACCGCCTCCACCACCCGGATACGCTTCCCGCCGCCGACGAAGAGCGGCGGCTGAGGCTCCTCGATGAGATGCGGCGCCACCGCGAGACGCGTCCACGCCCGGCCCTGGACGACCAGATCCTCACCGACTGGAACGCGCTGGCCATCGTCGGCCTCGCCACGGCCGGCTTCCTTCTCGAGCGCTCCGACTGGATCGACCGCGCCGAAAGCGTCTATCGCTTCCTCGGCGAGGCGGTCTCGGTCGAGGGACGCCCGGTGCATGTGTTCGCGAAGGGCCGTCGCGGCCGGCTCGGTCTCGCGACGGATCTCGCCGGCCTCGCCCGCGCCGCGCTGGGGCTACATCAGGTCACCGGCAAAGCCGCCTACCAGGCCGACGCGGCCCGCTTTCTCGCGCTGCTCTGGAAGCATCACGGCGACGGGGCCGATGGCTTCTGCCTGGCGCCCGACGATGGCGACAGGCTGATCCTGCGGCGTGCCGAGCGGCTCGACGAGGCGACGCCCAACGCCCATGGCATGGCGGCCGAAGCCCACCTGCGCCTCTGGGCGCTGACCGGCGCCGACGAGCACCGCACGGCGGCCGACGCGATCCTCGCCGCGGCGGCCGGCGACATGATCGCCAATGTCTTCGGCACGGCCAGCCTGTTCTCGTCGCTCGATCTCCGTCTCCGGATCACGACGCTGGTGATCATCCTTCCTGCCGGCACGAGCGCCGACGGCCTGCTGCCCGCGATCCGCCGAAGCTGGTCGCGCAGCTTCGTGCTCGATATCCGGTTCGAAGAGACCGAATTGCCGCCCGCCCATCCCGCGCATGACAAAAAGGCCGTCGGCGGGAAGCCGACGGCCTATGTCTGCCACGAGGGGCGATGCTCGCTGCCTGTCACCGACGCCGCCGCGCTGGCGGCGTTGCTCCCGGCCGGCGCGTGA
- the mnmE gene encoding tRNA uridine-5-carboxymethylaminomethyl(34) synthesis GTPase MnmE, with protein MARDTIYAVSSGPVPAGLAVVRLSGPGVRFGLETMVGTPPRPRVASLRPIRDRNGLLLDRGLVLFFPAPGSFTGEDVAELHVHGGRAVVAAVLAALADLPGYRAAEAGEFTRRAFENGRADLTEVEGLSDLIVAETEAQRRQALLLAEGGLARRLRAWSEDLLRARAMIEAGLDFVDEEDVPASVIDAAVREASRLALEMGALIEASSFGERVRSGFDVVLLGAPNVGKSSLLNALARREAAIVTAEPGTTRDLIEVALDIDGYAVTLVDTAGLREAAGLVEREGIERAKRRSADADLILLLDDGDEPLVEPPSGVPILRVCTKSDRRESLPEGLAVSSVTGAGLDDLRRAIGTALGLADRRPDALIVRERQRQGISTACLALAGIQDTQPPELIAEELRRAADALGRVAGRYGVEDLLGEIFSAFCIGK; from the coding sequence ATGGCGCGCGACACCATCTATGCCGTTTCGAGCGGCCCTGTTCCGGCTGGCCTTGCGGTTGTCAGGCTATCAGGCCCGGGCGTCCGATTCGGACTCGAAACAATGGTCGGCACTCCGCCTCGGCCGCGCGTCGCGTCGCTCCGACCGATTCGTGATCGAAATGGTCTCCTGCTCGACCGCGGGCTGGTGCTGTTCTTCCCGGCACCGGGCAGCTTCACCGGCGAGGATGTGGCCGAGTTGCATGTGCATGGCGGCCGCGCCGTGGTCGCGGCGGTGCTGGCAGCGCTGGCTGACCTCCCCGGCTACCGCGCCGCCGAAGCCGGCGAATTCACGCGCCGCGCTTTCGAGAACGGCCGTGCTGACTTGACTGAGGTCGAGGGCCTTTCGGACTTGATCGTGGCGGAAACGGAAGCGCAGCGGCGACAGGCCCTGCTGCTGGCGGAAGGCGGCCTCGCGAGGCGACTCCGCGCATGGTCGGAGGATCTGCTGCGGGCGCGGGCGATGATCGAAGCCGGTCTCGATTTCGTCGATGAAGAAGACGTCCCGGCGTCGGTGATCGATGCCGCCGTTCGGGAGGCAAGTCGGTTGGCGCTGGAAATGGGCGCTCTCATCGAAGCGAGTTCCTTCGGCGAGCGGGTTCGTTCCGGTTTCGACGTCGTGCTGCTCGGCGCGCCCAATGTCGGCAAGTCCAGCTTGCTCAACGCGCTTGCCCGTCGCGAGGCAGCGATCGTCACCGCAGAGCCCGGAACCACACGCGACCTCATAGAAGTTGCGCTGGACATCGACGGCTATGCCGTAACCCTCGTCGACACCGCCGGTCTTCGCGAGGCGGCGGGCCTCGTCGAGCGGGAAGGCATCGAGCGGGCAAAGAGGCGGAGCGCCGACGCCGACCTCATTCTGTTGCTCGACGATGGAGACGAGCCGTTGGTCGAGCCGCCCTCCGGTGTTCCGATCTTACGGGTGTGCACCAAGAGCGATCGGCGCGAGTCGTTGCCCGAGGGGCTTGCGGTGTCGTCCGTCACCGGAGCGGGCCTCGATGATCTCCGGCGGGCGATCGGGACGGCACTTGGATTGGCGGACCGGCGGCCGGATGCCTTGATTGTCCGTGAGCGTCAGCGGCAAGGCATATCGACGGCGTGCCTCGCGCTGGCCGGCATCCAGGACACGCAGCCGCCCGAGCTGATCGCCGAGGAGCTGCGTCGGGCAGCCGATGCGCTCGGCCGTGTCGCCGGGCGCTATGGTGTCGAGGACCTGCTCGGCGAGATTTTCAGCGCGTTCTGTATCGGCAAATAG